A stretch of the Plasmodium berghei ANKA genome assembly, chromosome: 10 genome encodes the following:
- a CDS encoding 40S ribosomal protein S8e, putative → MGISRDGRHKLRLTGGKKKIHKKKRKYELGRPPSNTKLGSRQVHVVRGRGRNYKYRAIKLDSGSFSWPAFGISKMTRIIDVVYNASNNELVRTKTLVKNCIVLIDSHPFTAWYENTFGVTLGKKKKSKEEGKDEENNEEQKEENNEGKDEKDKKSYSVIKKIGKAKQIDPALLEQFKQGRVLACISSRPGQCGKADGYIIEGDELLFYKRKMDKKKRN, encoded by the exons ATGGGTATTAGCAGAGATGGAAGACATAAACTTCGTTTAACTGGTGGTAAGAAAAagattcataaaaaaaagagaaagtATGAATTAGGAAGACCACCTTCAAATACCAAGTTAGGTAGTAGACAAGTCCATGTTGTTAGAGGACGAGGAAGAAATTACAAATATCGCGCAATTAAGTTAGATTCTGGTAGTTTTTCATGGCCTGCTTTTGGAATTTCCAAAATGACAAGAATTATCGATGTTGTTTACAACGCATCAAATAACGAATTAGTTAGAACTAAAACTTTAGTCAAAAATTGTATTGTTTTAATTGATTCTCATCCATTTACAGCTTG GTATGAAAATACATTTGGTGTTACCCTTGGtaagaaaaagaaatcaAAAGAAGAAGGTAAAGacgaagaaaataatgaagaacaaaaagaagaaaataatgaaggcaaagatgaaaaagataaaaaatcatactcagtaattaaaaaaataggaaAGGCAAAACAAATTGATCCAGCTTTACTTGAGCAATTTAAACAAGGAAGAGTTTTAGCTTGTATTAGTAGCAGACCCGGGCAATGTGGTAAAGCAGATGGTTACATTATTGAAGGAgatgaattattattttacaaaCGTAAAATGGATAAGAAAAAGAgaaattaa